CGGTTCGGCTTCCCCCATCTGCTGGCAGCGACGCTCGCGCTGGTCGCGGCGACGATCCTGCTCGGCGTCGCGGCGAAGGCGACCGGCTCGGGACTGGCCTGCGAAGCGAACTGGCCCCAGTGTGACGCCGGGCCGTACAACCTGCTGCCCGCGAACCTTCCCAGTTTCTACGAGTGGTTCCACCGGTTCGTCGCGATGTTCGCCGGCTTCGCGATCGTCGGCTCCGCACTCGCCGCCTGGCGCTCGCCGTCGGTCGACCGGCACGTGACGTCGCTGGTCGTTCTCGGCATGCTCCTGACGCCGGTCCAGGTGTACCTCGGCCGCGAGACCGTCTTCCAGTACCAGATGGAGATCCTCTCGCTCCACTTCTGGACCGCGGTGCTCATCTTCTCGATGTTCGTGGTCGCGACCGTCCTCGTCTGGGCGCCGAAGCTGACGGCCACACACGTCACCGGCGCGCTCGGACTCGGGCTCGTCGCGCTGCCGCTGCACGTCGCGCTCAGCCCGACGGATCTCGGCGTCGTGACGAACTACGGTCCAACCATCCAGCTGCTCCAGTACGCCGTGACGCTCGCGCTGGTTGCGTCCGTCATCGTCGCCACGATGGTCGGTCGGTGGCGATTCGACGACCGCCCGCTGCT
This DNA window, taken from Natronococcus sp. CG52, encodes the following:
- a CDS encoding COX15/CtaA family protein translates to MSTHSHTSGHRLRPLIARFGFPHLLAATLALVAATILLGVAAKATGSGLACEANWPQCDAGPYNLLPANLPSFYEWFHRFVAMFAGFAIVGSALAAWRSPSVDRHVTSLVVLGMLLTPVQVYLGRETVFQYQMEILSLHFWTAVLIFSMFVVATVLVWAPKLTATHVTGALGLGLVALPLHVALSPTDLGVVTNYGPTIQLLQYAVTLALVASVIVATMVGRWRFDDRPLLGLLAGSTVLALAVTYLGRRAVMTFSPALDQFYLVVALALLVAFVVGIWRSRSTAAASRDALSS